Proteins from a single region of Flavobacterium sp. YJ01:
- a CDS encoding YceI family protein, with the protein MRTTWTLDSAQSDVLLKMRRSRTAYVGGTANKFDGYVNIEDNEIEDASVEFSLDINNKNESFQSIDAYLQLQDFFEEDEHPIIRFKSTSFQKVNQNINFFKGDLTIKDVTRVVELDAEFLGENMHNGQKKVAFEIKGNVKREDFGLEYGSFNHANGAALGKDIKIIANLEFSI; encoded by the coding sequence ATTAAAAATGAGACGATCAAGAACGGCTTATGTAGGAGGAACTGCCAATAAATTTGATGGTTATGTAAATATTGAGGATAATGAGATTGAAGATGCTTCGGTTGAATTCTCATTAGATATCAACAATAAAAATGAAAGTTTCCAATCAATAGATGCTTATTTACAGCTTCAAGATTTTTTTGAAGAAGATGAGCATCCGATAATTCGTTTTAAATCGACTTCATTTCAAAAAGTAAATCAAAATATTAATTTTTTCAAAGGAGATTTGACTATCAAAGACGTTACAAGAGTAGTTGAATTGGATGCAGAATTTCTAGGAGAGAATATGCACAACGGACAGAAAAAAGTTGCTTTTGAAATAAAAGGAAATGTTAAACGAGAAGATTTTGGTTTAGAATACGGTTCTTTTAATCATGCAAATGGTGCAGCTTTAGGAAAAGATATCAAAATTATAGCAAATCTAGAATTTAGCATATAA
- a CDS encoding TetR/AcrR family transcriptional regulator, with protein MKEKIISKASELFLKLGFKSVTMDDIAGEMCISKKTIYKYFCNKEVLIEESTSMVHGQVHEIMDTIIAKNYNAIHENFEIREMFRDMFKNNIDTSPIYQLKKHYPEIYQNILSIEIDQCTQCFRDNIEKGIREGLYRSDLNIEVYVKFYYTLVFHINENTVSESEAQRIELEALEYHTRAMATPKGVEELEKQLKRIQN; from the coding sequence ATGAAAGAGAAAATAATTTCAAAAGCAAGCGAGTTGTTTTTAAAGCTTGGTTTTAAGAGTGTTACTATGGATGACATTGCAGGAGAAATGTGTATTTCTAAAAAAACGATTTACAAATATTTCTGCAATAAAGAAGTTCTTATTGAAGAAAGTACTTCGATGGTTCACGGACAAGTTCACGAGATTATGGATACCATTATTGCTAAGAATTATAATGCGATTCATGAAAATTTTGAGATTAGAGAAATGTTCCGCGATATGTTTAAAAATAACATTGATACTTCGCCAATTTATCAGCTTAAAAAACATTATCCAGAGATTTACCAAAATATCCTTTCTATAGAAATTGATCAATGCACTCAATGTTTTAGAGATAATATCGAAAAAGGAATTCGCGAAGGACTTTACAGAAGTGATTTAAATATTGAGGTTTATGTGAAATTTTATTACACATTGGTTTTTCATATTAACGAAAATACAGTTTCTGAAAGCGAAGCCCAAAGAATAGAATTAGAAGCATTAGAATACCATACTCGTGCAATGGCTACTCCAAAAGGAGTTGAGGAATTAGAAAAGCAATTAAAAAGAATCCAAAATTAA
- a CDS encoding efflux RND transporter periplasmic adaptor subunit, with amino-acid sequence MKKIIITIVIIVVALVGINFILNKNKAENEGKTAIVAEKNAAVSVKVATVKTEDVNLGFTANGNFAPIQELTFSAEKSGKVISVLVKEGDYVRVGQTLLTVRGDVINVNAQQAQAVYQNAKSDYARYENAFKTGGVTKQQLDQAKLAMTNAQSNLTQANINVGDTKVKAPINGYINKKYIEPGSILAGMPATALFDIVNVSKLKLTVTVNESQVASLKLGNTVNITASVYPDKTFSGKITFIAAKADASLNFPVEIEITNNANNDLKAGMYGTANFGSNNQKQNLKVVPRNAFVGSVSSNEIFVVENKVAKLKKVVAGRILGDKVEIINGLNDGDVVITTGQINLQDGNTVEIIK; translated from the coding sequence ATGAAAAAAATAATTATAACAATCGTAATCATAGTCGTGGCACTTGTCGGGATTAACTTCATTCTAAATAAGAACAAGGCTGAAAATGAAGGGAAAACTGCAATTGTAGCAGAAAAAAATGCGGCGGTTTCTGTAAAAGTAGCAACAGTAAAAACAGAAGATGTTAATCTTGGTTTTACTGCAAACGGAAACTTTGCACCAATTCAGGAATTGACATTCTCTGCTGAAAAATCTGGAAAAGTAATCAGTGTTTTAGTTAAAGAAGGTGACTACGTAAGAGTTGGACAAACACTTTTAACAGTAAGAGGTGATGTTATTAATGTAAATGCACAACAAGCTCAAGCGGTGTATCAAAATGCAAAATCTGATTATGCTAGATACGAAAATGCTTTTAAAACAGGCGGTGTAACAAAGCAACAATTAGATCAGGCAAAATTGGCAATGACTAATGCGCAATCTAATTTAACTCAAGCAAACATTAATGTTGGAGATACTAAAGTTAAAGCGCCAATCAATGGATATATCAACAAAAAATACATTGAACCAGGATCTATTTTAGCAGGAATGCCTGCAACTGCTTTGTTTGATATTGTAAACGTTTCTAAATTAAAATTGACTGTTACAGTAAACGAAAGCCAAGTTGCAAGTTTAAAATTAGGAAACACAGTAAACATTACTGCAAGTGTTTATCCTGATAAAACTTTCTCTGGAAAAATTACATTTATCGCTGCAAAAGCAGATGCTTCTTTAAATTTCCCTGTTGAAATTGAAATTACAAATAACGCTAATAATGACTTAAAAGCAGGTATGTACGGAACAGCAAACTTTGGTTCAAACAACCAAAAACAAAACTTAAAAGTGGTTCCTAGAAATGCTTTTGTTGGAAGTGTGAGCAGTAACGAAATCTTTGTTGTAGAAAATAAAGTAGCAAAATTGAAAAAAGTAGTTGCTGGAAGAATTTTAGGAGATAAAGTTGAAATTATCAATGGTTTGAATGATGGTGACGTAGTAATTACTACAGGTCAAATCAACTTACAAGACGGAAATACAGTAGAAATTATTAAATAA
- a CDS encoding TolC family protein: MKRILLIFLCTIGLSANAQTTLTLKDAVNYALQNKADAKKAKLQVENSEYQIQEVRSRALPQISANGNLTHNPIIQTTVIDGAGFGQPGTTIQAAFGQKWTSTAGLSLTQAIFDQSVFTGLKAARTTREFYQINDQLTEEQVIERVANNYYSVYVQKERLILLDSNYVNTTKVRDIVKGQFDNGLAKKIDLDRIVVKMSNIDTERQQIKNQITLQENALKFYMGMPIETQITMPKEEFEVVPAALTQEPNVENRTEYLLLKKQEELLVFNKKAVEAGYYPTLSLSAGYNYIGQGPEFPWFAKPEKGVYWSDFSAIALNLHVPIFTGFGTRAKVRQADVQIRELQEDIKDTKLSLDLDYRNAMAQIENNLVTIENQKENMRLATEILSNTKNNYLQGLASLTDLLDAENASLEAQNNFTRAVLNYKIAEISLIKSKGELKSLTK; the protein is encoded by the coding sequence ATGAAAAGAATCCTTCTTATATTTTTGTGCACCATTGGCTTGTCTGCCAACGCGCAAACCACTTTAACCCTGAAAGACGCAGTAAATTACGCGCTTCAGAATAAAGCGGATGCAAAAAAAGCAAAACTTCAGGTTGAAAATAGTGAGTATCAAATTCAAGAAGTACGCTCTAGAGCTTTGCCTCAAATTAGTGCAAACGGAAATTTAACTCACAACCCAATCATTCAAACAACCGTTATTGACGGAGCTGGATTTGGACAGCCGGGAACTACAATTCAGGCTGCATTTGGTCAGAAATGGACATCTACTGCGGGACTTTCTCTAACTCAAGCCATATTTGATCAATCTGTATTTACAGGATTAAAAGCAGCAAGAACTACGCGTGAGTTTTATCAAATAAACGATCAATTGACAGAAGAACAAGTTATTGAGAGAGTTGCAAATAACTACTATTCGGTTTATGTACAGAAAGAAAGACTGATTTTGTTAGACAGTAATTACGTAAACACTACAAAAGTTCGTGATATCGTAAAAGGTCAGTTTGACAATGGATTGGCTAAAAAAATCGACTTAGATCGTATTGTTGTTAAAATGTCTAACATTGATACTGAACGTCAGCAAATTAAAAATCAGATTACTTTACAGGAAAATGCTTTGAAGTTTTATATGGGAATGCCAATTGAAACTCAAATCACTATGCCAAAAGAAGAATTTGAAGTTGTTCCAGCTGCTTTAACTCAAGAGCCAAATGTTGAAAACAGAACAGAATATTTGCTTTTGAAGAAACAAGAAGAACTTTTAGTTTTTAATAAAAAAGCGGTTGAAGCTGGATATTATCCTACGCTTTCATTATCTGCAGGTTACAACTATATCGGTCAAGGTCCTGAATTTCCTTGGTTTGCAAAACCAGAAAAAGGAGTTTACTGGTCAGATTTCTCAGCTATTGCTTTAAACTTACATGTGCCAATATTTACAGGTTTTGGAACTCGTGCAAAAGTGAGACAGGCAGATGTTCAAATTAGAGAACTTCAGGAAGATATTAAAGACACTAAATTGTCTCTTGATTTAGATTACAGAAATGCAATGGCACAAATCGAGAACAACTTGGTAACAATCGAAAATCAGAAAGAAAACATGCGTTTAGCAACTGAAATTCTTAGCAATACCAAAAACAATTATCTTCAAGGCTTAGCATCTTTAACCGATTTGCTAGATGCAGAAAACGCATCTCTTGAAGCTCAAAATAACTTTACAAGAGCAGTTTTGAATTATAAAATTGCCGAAATATCTCTAATCAAATCGAAAGGCGAACTAAAATCTCTTACTAAATAA